From the Coffea eugenioides isolate CCC68of chromosome 1, Ceug_1.0, whole genome shotgun sequence genome, the window TGCATTTTTTGCTTGCTTGTTTCAATGGATTTGCTATCATTAGATAATCCTATCACAACAAAATCTTTTAATTCAGCACTTACTTTTAAGTGTAAAGTTTGATTTTTACTATGATTTGATTATCCTTATCATTAGAtcattttaatatttaaaaattctCAAATTTTGACACTAATTTACTGgtcaaatttgtgatttatagTTTGTCATGTCCAATACAACTAGTTGCAGAGTTAGAATTTAAATTCATAGCCATCTAGTTATTTTAATAGTTCAAACGTTCAATCTTTGAAACTTTTGTATTATATGATTTatgtttatgattattttatctACAATCTCAATTCTAGTTTCTTGGTGTATTATGTTAATTATATTTATGATTACTTATCTACAAATTTGATATCAATTTGAAAGTCACTATGTTACGTATAAGATTACTTATCTAATttctaaattaaaattaaaatctacCAGGTCAATTATGTCACGATCCTGGTTTTTTGTAACACTATGTTAATTATATTTCTAATTATTCATCTACAATTTTGATTCCAATTAAAAAAATCACTATCTATAAGGACTTAGTTAGAGGGATCGCTGTTAGTATAAACTTTTTAATACCATTTTCTaaactttcaattttatccttagggaaaaacttttaatttttgctCTAATTGTTTAATCACATTTTGCCAATATAACTACCCTAAGTATTGTAATTACCAACTTACTATAACCTTATGAACCAAAATTCTTCAATAAATTAttgtgaaaaataaaattttttataaaattaattccttttaattatttatgtatataattaCTCATCTACGCGAACTAACAATTAAATTTAATCCTTAAGATTGGAGTACACATAAATACATTTATGGGCTTTTAACTTACCAAAATTGCCCTTCAAATTTTGTCCTTCGCCAATTTGGCCTGAGAGCTGCTCCCTTATGTATATAATTACTCATCTACGCGAACTAACAATTAAATTTAATCCTTGAGATTGGAGTACACATAAATACATTTATGGGCTTTTAACTTACCAAAATTGCACTTCAAATTTGTCCTTCGCCAATTTGGCCTGGAAGCTGCTCCCCAGCTAATGCCAATTATTGGATAATccaacaaacccaattaacccatttagaattatCTTCTCCCAAGTCTCTTCTCTTCcccatcctttttttttcaaaattttcattttgtcatgatcttaactaattttgtttcattattattattattattgttggttttattttattattttattttctcttagtttgttaacttgctcattttttagtATTACCAATTTATAAtaagttttagcctctttttgtattcttattattcaattattaaataatatgtaattttgtgacatagagtataaatgaaaaaaaattggtaattaggcttattgagcattataagtaaatatttaaaactaatgatgggtacaaagagtggtataaattgataatttagtttgcaaaaatgaatttaaatgagtttataaaaagttaaaataaatgggttataaatggataattgggttatccatttcatttttcccttacctatttatactcatttaattaaatgggtataagtgagtataATTGGGTTATCCATTTCATTTTTCCCTTACCTATTTATACtcatttaattaaatgggtataaatgagttgactcacttatacccattacccattttacccaatccAAACCCACCCAAGTCATCCATTTTGACATCTCTAGATGAAACCAGGAAATCTTGAGTGAATAAATGACTTTCTTGCATCAAAACCTGAGTTTTGTTATTAGTTATTACTGACAAGGTGTTTAACATACCAGTCCAGTTTTCAGAGTTACTATCCCGAGTTCAACATGCCATGTTGGTGCCAGCTGGGTTATGGTTATGAAATTGATTTCTTGttaattattattacaaaaaatatttataattggAAAAGATTCAATTCTTGCATACTGaataataaatatttatagGAAAAATCGTTTAAAATGTCTTTCACATTTCGTTAAATGAAATagtatttttcttaaagaaaaaagaaaaagttggttaaattatattaaaaaagaattaaaaaggaTAAATGCAATAAAGGAAAAATGCTTTTGAACCAATAAAtagaattaaaaaattaaatgacaaaaattggataaattactttaaacaaaatagaaaaaaagaacACTTTAAAATGTCTTTAAAGACGTCATTTTAAAATAATTGGGGATGTTGCATTGGGTCAGGGGAGGTTTTtgcaattatcccaaaaaaCAATGCAATCCTCTGCAGAGTGTTTCTCTCACCAACAAGATAAATAATAACCAAGACAGCTAAAATATTCTTCTCATGCGCCAACCTTTCCCTTGAAGAGTGGATAAGCCTGGTTTAAATTCAACACGACATGAGTTAAGAAAAATTTATGGCAAAGACCTACAATTCAAACCGAAAACCTGAAATGACATTTACCAGAAGATCAATGTCACAAAATCACAAAGAAAAGtatagggataattgcagaaaccccCCCCTGACTTTTATAGTAATAGCATTGACCTCCCCTATCAATTTTGAAATAGTACTGACCTTCCCTATCAAAAGTTGGAGGCAATTTAATAGGCAAAAGTGGGTCAATTTACTACAGTACccttgacatgatttaattttaccaaatgAATGTGATTTGTACTTTcatcaaatccaacaaaacatttgttaataaaaattacactaaattaactatttctgcatagtttaactaattaactagataactaataatctaattaattaataactaattatctaattaactattaactaattatctaattgttaatagttattaactaatcaaactatttctgcataattaaactaattaactattaactaattatctaattaattaattaactaattaactaatttctttttatctaattaactaatctcTATTTATCtgattaactaattaactaaatctgttgtctgtccgaaactaataaactatttgcatgttaaactaattaactaattagctgcttaactaattaactacctaattatctaattaattaattaactaattaactaatttttgtttatctaattaactaattaactaaagttgttgtctatccgaaactaacaaactatttgcatgttaaactaattaactaattaactgtttaactaattaactaaaactgttgtttgtccgaaactaacaaactatttgcatgttaaactaattaactacttaactaattaactaattaattatctaattaactaattaactaatttctgtttatctaattaactaattaactaattaactaaaactgTTGTCTAttcgaaactaacaaactatttacatgttaaactaattaactaactaattatctaattaattaattaactaattaactattttctatttatctaattaactaattaactaaagctatTGTCTGttcgaaactaacaaactatttgcatgttaaactaattaactaattaactgcttaactaattaactaattaattaactaactaattaacaaactatttgcatgttaaactatatgcagtatgcattacctatttaaagtatcggctctttataggtattttactttcaaacatttaatttataataaaaacatcaatgtttgtaagtaaaattcaacaagtgttacaaaaaatatcaatattcttactttcaaacatttaatttatggcCCTATGCCCCTCcatttttgtaagaatattactgtaacacttgttgaattttacttacaaacattgaagtttttatcataaattaaatgtttgaaagtaaaataccgataaagagccgatactttaaataggtaatgcgtactgcatatagtttaacatgcaaatagtttgttaattaattagttaattagttaagcagttaattagttaattagtttaacatgcaaataatttgttagtttcggatagacaatagctttagttaattagttaattggataaatagaaattagttaattaattaattagttaattagttaattagttaataattaatcagataattagttaattgttaattagttaagcaattgtcaagcaaataataattgtcaagcaagaagagggcaaaattggaagaaatttcttatCTCACTTCTACAAAAGCTGTCAAGGAGGTTTCTGCAACAAATTGTTACTGTTCAGGGGAGGTGAATGCAATTTCTAAACCtagaggggaggtcagtgcaaatctCAGAAATCTTAGGgaaggtttctgcaattatcccaaaagtataatctttttctttctcaagTCGAATGATAGGAGCAAAGCTAGTCAACATTCAAAAGAtgccttaaaaaaaatttaaaaaacagCAAATGTCTACACACAAAGGAAAACTTTTCTTTCCCACATCATTTGCCCTCTCTGGAATTTTCCCCCTTTTTGGCTTTAGTTTTCTTATGATTATGAGCACAGCTAAAAATACTCAGCTACAGTGACAACATAATTTTTAATGTAATAACCCgtaataattcactattattacAAAATCATTGAAACTAGACTACAACCGCCAACTGCTGTATCTCAAgctataattttttaaaataaatgaaaaaacaGCTAAGCACAGAATAATTCCCAATCATTCGTACCATATTATGTAAAAAGAAAGAAGCAattaaaaaatttgaactttACGAGAATTACTACCAACCCAGAAATAAAAACTCCTCAAATGAAGAATACCGCATCTGCCACCAAAGATTCACAAGGACTTGTGaagcttaaaaaaataaacaagaaacGCAATCCAGCATTAAAGGACTAAAAAACAACATATTTACATGAATGATGGTGCTGATGTAAACAAACACAATGGGCTTACGAATTTATTATTGATTCTGTTAGGCTTCTGCTGGGGAAAGGAGTGAAGGTAGAGAGTGTGAATTGTCAGCGTGTAGAAAATAGAAATGTGAATATAAGAACCCTAATTTGACGGAGAGGGCGTGATTATTTAAGCGTCCTTGTTGCCCTCAAATTTGGCTTGATTTCTGGTTGTGTCCCCGTATATTTACAGTGCCCTTTGTAATGGCCCCtgaacatttttttaaaaatttttattactacATTAAAGGTGCTTGTTTTGTTTCTAGGGAAATGACGGAGGAAAAGTATGAAAAGTGTAAGtgtgtatttttctttttttcttgagcTAGATATTTTAACTTAGCTTTATACTACAAGAGAGTAATAAATTCTTATGTCCTTTCGTAGGTGgagtataaatatataataagtGATTCATTCTGAGTTATAGGAGCAtgtaacttaaaaaaaaaatatcgaTTTATCGATCAAATTCGATTCGAATTTTGGAATTCTCGAAATCAGTAAAGCGAAAAACGAAAAGGAAAtcggatttttttattttcaaaatatacgaATTTGGTTTGAATTTGAGAATACGTTTTCTCAAAATGGAATTTTGGATTTCGAATTCACAATGCGAAATCGGAATCGAATACCTAATTTGAtattcaatttcaaatttgtatgtgttatatatattaatatatatgtaatataaaaatttatattatataataatacatctaattataattatattataaaacaatACAATAATAAGTCTTATTAAGTTAGTTGGATATTAGGTTATAACTATAAACTTATATTATACAAAAGTTGGCATTTAGTTTAGCAAAACTTACATATAATTACAGAATTAGGTGAAATCGGTTATTACCGACTTTcaaattgaattcggaatttgtGAAATCGAATTTGAAATCGATCGAATTTTCTAATGtccaaatttccaaaaatttatTACCGAATTTGATTTCGATGCACACTCCTGTTGAGTAATTTGAACAAAAAAAGAGCTCATGTATAGAGGTAAGCTATACTAGTTTGATTTTATGGCTTTTATTTTCacatttcttttgttatttacttcttatttttcttgcgTCGCATTATAGTTTGATAGGCACCTATATCTTGGGAGAATACAAGCCAAATAATACTTATGAGGGCACGCAGGAGGTATTTGTCAATTTCTTGCTTATTTTGTGTGGCAAGGTAAGAGGAAAAGTAGTAGCAATCAAGTTTTATGCTAAAAGCCGTGTCAATTAAGGATTTTGTGATGAAAGAGGAGTTAAAACTAAGTCATTGctcatgtttaattttcttcaCCATCAGTTCTTTcacgtcaaaaaaaaaagttgaaaaatcttTGCTTTTCACAAGAGGGATAAGAGTTGGAACATGGGGACGCAATTAACACATTATGATTCCACGTTTGCAAATCCTTTTTGGAAAGCCTCAACTCATTCGTCATCAACCACTACCTTAACCAAGTTGGAAGATCAACTAATGCAATAACTTGGGAAATGGAAAATCAATCAATGAACACAGTCATCCACTCTCTAGACCTTTGTCTTTCTCGGTCATGCTCCACATGGAAATGTTATCTACTGTCATCACCCAAAAGCAAAAAAGGTAACATGCATGTTCAAGGTTCGACACTCGAAGAGCTTGCCTTCGCCTTTAAGGATTTACCTTTCTTTTCTAGAAGAATCAAGACCAAACATGTTTATTAAATGAACAATTTCCCAATAGTTCCATCCATCCAAAGAATTGAAGAATCAAGACCATAATCGTATATTAACTATCATCTGGCCAAAGAACTGAAGACTTGGGCCACAATCATGTTTGTTTACTCTACTACTGCTTTCAGGTTAAGATGAACAAATTGACCAGTAACAATTGGTCAATTTTTATTACTACATTAAAGGTGCTTGTTTTGTTTCTAGGGAAATGACGgaagaaaaatatgaaaagTGTAAGtgtgtatttttctttttttcttgagcTAGATATTTTAACTTAGCTTTATACTACAAGAGAGTTATAAATTCTTATGTCCTTTCGTAGGTGgagtataaatatataataagtGATTGATTCTGAATTATGTAACTTAAAAAAAATCGATTTTTCAATCGAATTCTATTCGAATTTTGGAATTCTCGAAATCGGTAAAGCGAAAAGTGAAAAggaaatcaaattttttttattttcaaaatatacgaATTTGGTTTGAATTTGAGAATACGTTTTCTCAAAATGAACTTTTGGATTTCGAATTCGTAATGCGAAATCGGAATCGAATACCTAATTTGATATTCAATTTCAAATTCGTATGtgttatatatattaatatatatgtaatataaaaatttatattatataataataaatcTAATTAGAATAGTATTATAAAACAATACAATAATAAGTCTTATTAAGTTAGTTATATATTATGGTATAACTACACACTTATATTATACAAAAGTTGGCATTTAGTTTAGCAAACCTTGCATATAATTACAGAATTAGGTGAAATCGGTTATTACCGACTTTcaaattgaatttggaaattgtGAAATCGAATTTGAAATCGATCGAATTTTCAAATGtccaaatttccaaaaacttcaaatttcaaatttcaaattaccgAATTTGATTTTGATGCACACTCCTATTGAGTAATTTGAACAAAAAACAAGAGCTTATGTATAGAGGTAAGCTATACTAGTTTGATTTTATGGCTTTTATTTTCacatttcttttgttatttacttcttatttttcttgcgTCGCATTATAGTTTGATAGGCACCAATATCTTGGGAGAATACGAGCCAAATAATACTTATGAGGGCACGCAGGAGGTATTTGTCAATTTCTTGCTTACTTTCTGTGGAAAGGTAAGAGGAAAAGTAGTAGCAGCCAAGTTTTATGCTAAAAGCCGTGTTAATTAAGGATTTTGTGATGAAAGGTGAGTTAAAACAAAGTCATTGctcatgtttaattttcttcaCCATCAGTTCTTTcacgtcaaaaaaaaaagttgaaaaatcttTGCTTTTCACAAGAGGGATAAGAGTTGGAACATGGGGACGCAATTGACACATTATGAATCCACGTTTGCAAATCCTTTTTGGAAAGCCTCAACTCATTCGTCATCAACCACTACCTTAACCAAGTTGGAAGATCAACTAATGCAATAACTTGGGAAATGGAAAATCAATCAATGAACACAGTCATCCACTCTCTAGACCTTTGTGTTTCTTGGTCATGCTCCACATGGAAATGTTATCTACTATCATCACCCAAAAGCAAAAAAGGTAACATGCATGTCCAAGGTTCAACACTTGAAGAGCTTGCCTTCGCCTTTAAGGATTTACCTTTCTTTTCTAGAAGAATCAAGACCAAACATGTTTATTAAATGAACAATTTCCCTAAAgttccatccatccatccaaaGAATTGAACAATCAAGACCATAATCGTATATTAACTATCATCTGGCCAAAGAACTGAAGACTTGGACCACAATCATGTTTATTTACTCTACCACAATCATGTTTATTTACTCTACTACTGCTTTCAGGTTAAGATCAACTGATTGACCTATAACAATTGGTCAATTAGGAATGCTATTCGACTACAACAATGAAGGTTGCACATCTCATATTTACgcaagaaaaattttcaaatattggaTGAAGTGGCTAAATATGTTATCTACTAGAGTATGGGTCTGTTAATTGCTGGGGATCAGTTAAAGTGAAAATCGCATGCTGAGAGTTCATAATtcaattccaaaattttcataCCTGGCAAAAGCCTGAAATGTAACTGTTTGGACATCTCAAAAATGGACAGAGGCCATTTGCGGCCACTGAAAAGTCAGCCGCCATGTTAAAATGCTGAACCAAACAGACTACCTGTAAGTTGCAATCACAGCTAAATCAGCAATAATTCCAATATCATACACCAGCAATTTTACACAAACCAGACATCTGTTAAGCCAATTTCCCTGGTGGCCCATTCGTATCCCAAAATCCCGTTAAGGGTCACCACAAAATATCAAGTATGAAAACcaaatttgaaggaaaatatgATAATGTTCCTCCTCTACCAAGCAAGGAAAGTTTCATTCTTTTGAATATGGAAGAACAACATCTTCAGAATGGCAGTTGTTTCTCTATCAGAGCGAAAACTGGCAATAGAACTTTGATAACAGTTCAAAGAAAGCATACAAAACTCGGTGAAAATCTACTCCATAACAGCAACTCTCCCTACAGCCTTAATCTTCTCTATAATATCATTTGCCTCTTCTTTAGTGATACCTTGGTTAATTAAAACTGGTACTTTCTTAGCTAAATCTTTGGCTTCCTTCAACCCCAAATTTGTGAAAGCACAAACCTCTTTGATCACCTTAATTTTTGCAGCAGCATCAAACTTTACTAACTTGACATCAAATGCAGTTTTTTCGACCTTTTTCTTCTCAGCCTTTGAAGACCCAACACCAGACCCTCCATAAGGACCCAAGTCCATGCCCTCCATTAAAACTGGTGGAATCTTAGGATGCCTTAGTCTGTCTCTAAGCGTGGGACCAATAAAATTACGCTCTTTCGGAGACAGGGCTGCAATCTGCTCTACAAGCCGAATGATCTTATCTGAAGGTGGGGGTCTAGGGCCATAAGGATCATGGAAAGCTGGATACTTGTGTCTTATGGGCTTTGATTTGGGATCCCTGGGAATGAAATCAGGCTGAAATGCACGAGACTGTAGAGAGCCAGTAACCACACGAAGAGCGGGATAGCTACGCAAGGATTTGAAAACTACAGAAAGCTTCATGGTTTGAAGATAGctacaaaaaaataaacattGAAGGATGATTTCTGGTGAAGCAGTGCCCTTTGGCACTTGTAGCACTAAATGCAGCAAATGAAATGAATATAATCCTTCCTTCATGTGTAGAAGTTTCACATCCTATTTCCAGTGAGCTTCTCATCTTAAGAAGAGAAATTGGGAAGATGTCAGTCTCATTCACATTTTCAGGGACTATCATCTCATTCTAGAATATGGAAATCCTACTGGTATAAGAAGACTAATCAACAATATGACATCCAGTATTGCAAGCCGTTTAGAACTCATAAATTTTCAGTCCACCAATCTGATGCCATTGGCTACCATGCttgataaatattttttgcATGCATGTGTTTTGGGAAAGAAGACCACACGCAAGAATGTTTTGGTAAATGGTAGCATTCTAGGAATTGACTTCCATGCATATACCCAGAGCATGGCAGACTAGGCATACAACAAATCAATACTAAGCAACgtttttttggattaagtttggTATTAGGCTGCATTCTTACTTGCAATCAAATATTACAAAGGAACAATCTTTAAAGAGAGCGGTCGACTTATGGAATGAACCTAACCCTTATGAAAAGCTAATGTGCAAAATATACCAATCGATTCAATATTGAGTACCCTTGCaagattttcttgttcaaaATCCAAAATATCCAATGTCTCAATAGAtcaaaggagaaagaaaaactaggaaAGGCATTCGAGGGCTTAAGTAAGAAACAAGTGCAAGTACTTCCGGATTATTTTCATTCATAGTTCACTCATATGCAAAAGAAACCTTAACAGCCAACTTAGGGAACAAATTTTACATCCATCTTCATTCGGGTTTCAGACCAGTTCcagccaaaaaataaaataaaataaaataaaataactcaGGCTCCAGAACTAACAATTTCATTGAACTTCAATAGGtctaaacacaaaataaaatcCAATCACCAGAAACAAATTGTTATGACAAAATATAAACTTTATGGAGAAAAGCTAACCACCAAGATATATAGAACTCCTGAGAGACACAATAAGGCATTAGCAACGAAAGGTTCACAAGCTACAATCAagatcaagaaataaaaatataaataaatcaTCCATTTAACAGGTGGAAAAAAGCCTTCATAgctaaataaacaaacaaatgaacttaccaattttttgttgattttgtagGTTGCATAAACGAATACAGAGAAGGACAGTGAGAAGCATCTGCATGTGCAAATGCGAATAAGAACCCTGACGGATATTTAAGTGCCCGTTTTGCAATaatgccctttttttttattgattttactCTTTGGCCCCGTAAATTACTTTATCAGTGTCTGGCTCCTTTATGGCTTTTCCAATCGccttcttttattgttttttttggggataatttaaaaaatacagAGACAACATAATTTTTAATGTAATAACCTGgaataattcactattattacAAAGTCATTGAAACTAGACTACAACCGCCAACTGCTGTATCTCCAgctataattttttaaaataaattaaaaaacagCTAAGCACAGAATAATTCCCAATCATTAGTACCATATTATGTAAAAGGAAAGAAGCAATTAAAAAAGTTGAACTTTACGAGCATTACTAAAAAAGAATACAGCATCTGCCACCAAAGATTCACGAGGACTTGTGAAGCTTaagaaaataaacaagaaaTGCAATCTAGCATTTAAGGacaaaaaacaatttttttagaTAACTAAGCACATATTTACATGAATGATGGTGCTGATGCAAACAAACACAATGGGCTTACGAATTTATTATTGATTCTGTTGGGCTTCTGCTGGGGAAAGGAGTGAAGGTAGAGAGTGTGAATTGTCAGCGTGTAGAAAATAGAAATGTGAATATAAGAACCCTAATTTGACGGAGAGGGCGTGATTATTTAAGCGTCCTTGTTGCCCTCAAATTTGGCTTGATTTCTGGTTGTGTCCCCGTATATTTACAGTGCCCTTTGTAATGGCCCCCggacatttttttaaaaatttttattactacATTAAAGGTGCTTGTTTTGTTTCTGGGGAAATGATGGAGGAAAAGTATGAAAAGTGTAAGtgtgtatttttcttttttt encodes:
- the LOC113759972 gene encoding uncharacterized protein LOC113759972, with translation MKLSVVFKSLRSYPALRVVTGSLQSRAFQPDFIPRDPKSKPIRHKYPAFHDPYGPRPPPSDKIIRLVEQIAALSPKERNFIGPTLRDRLRHPKIPPVLMEGMDLGPYGGSGVGSSKAEKKKVEKTAFDVKLVKFDAAAKIKVIKEVCAFTNLGLKEAKDLAKKVPVLINQGITKEEANDIIEKIKAVGRVAVME